Proteins from a genomic interval of Scylla paramamosain isolate STU-SP2022 chromosome 26, ASM3559412v1, whole genome shotgun sequence:
- the LOC135113704 gene encoding phosphatidylinositol 4,5-bisphosphate 5-phosphatase A-like has translation METIKVACYTWNVETTWPDQDLHSLLGVSKGPVIKRGLDAALPDIYIIGLQEVKSQPQNVIMDALFEEPWTNALREVVGPHNYVRVTGERLQGIVTNIFVKRHHLPHLRDIHTCVVRTGFGGLWGNKGATSIRFSLYGCSVCVVNCHLAPHDAGYKERVDHFNAIVDGTQFPVQETSNILYHDYVFWLGDMNFRFEGHMTTEGIAKFITDNNWSALADVDELKQAQKSGDAFSMFIEGPLTFPPTYKYLEDTQEYDLTRRPAWTDRILHQVHVDAYENVKLGVEQTTYEAAHEYRQSDHRPVRAHYKIKMFANHEERCIHFEQPVSWVIGEGGLVKFTLDSDVVTSPADYIAVYKVDFTSVHQYVIYMYLPQMPPGSPQPHNYEFMFNDELLQEAGMYRVLYYSGKYSCYLGMSDPFPALPQS, from the exons ATGGAGACCATAAA AGTGGCCTGCTACACCTGGAATGTGGAGACAACTTGGCCCGACCAAGACCTGCATTCCCTGTTAGGGGTGAGCAAGGGTCCTGTCATCAAGCGAGGTCTGGATGCTGCTCTTCCGGACATCTACATCATTGG GCTGCAGGAGGTGAAATCACAGCCTCAGAATGTGATAATGGATGCGCTGTTTGAGGAACCATGGACCAATGCTCTCAGAGAAGTGGTTGGGCCACACAACTATGTGCGAGTGACCGGTGAGAGGCTCCAGGGCATTGTGACCAACATCTTTGTGAAGAGGCACCACCTGCCCCATCTGAGGGACATCCACACCTGTGTTGTCAGGACTGGCTTTGGAGGACTATGG GGTAACAAGGGGGCCACCAGCATCAGATTCTCCCTGTATGggtgttcagtgtgtgtggtaAATTGCCATTTGGCTCCACATGATGCTGGCTACAAGGAGCGAGTTGACCACTTCAATGCCATAGTGGACGGCACTCAGTTCCCTGTTCAGGAGACCAGCAACATTCTCTATCATGA TTATGTCTTCTGGCTTGGGGACATGAACTTCCGGTTTGAGGGACACATGACCACAGAAGGCATTGCAAAGTTCATCACAGACAACAACTGGTCAGCCTTGGCTGATGTGGATGAGCTGAAGCAGGCACAGAAGAGTGGTGATGCCTTCTCCATGTTCATTGAGGGACcgctcaccttccctcccacgTACAAGTACCTGGAAGACACTCAGGAATATGATTTGAC ACGGCGGCCGGCATGGACAGACCGCAtcctccatcaggtccatgttGACGCCTATGAGAATGTGAAGCTTGGGGTGGAGCAGACGACCTATGAGGCTGCTCACGAATACAGGCAGTCCGACCACAGGCCAGTCCGAGCTCATTACAAGATcaag ATGTTTGCCAACCATGAGGAGCGCTGCATCCACTTTGAGCAGCCAGTTTCATGGGTGATTGGTGAAGGTGGTCTGGTGAAGTTCACCCTCGACTCTGATGTGGTCACTTCCCCTGCTGACTACATTGCCGTCTATAAG GTTGACTTCACCTCGGTGCACCAGTACGTGATCTACATGTACTTGCCACAGATGCCACCAGGGAGCCCACAGCCACACAATTATGAG ttTATGTTCAATGACGAATTGCTCCAAGAGGCAGGAATGTACCGTGTACTGTACTACTCGGGCAAATACAGCTGTTACCTGGGCATGAGTgaccccttccctgccctccctcaGTCATAG